Proteins encoded together in one Solanum lycopersicum chromosome 7, SLM_r2.1 window:
- the LOC138337457 gene encoding uncharacterized protein, which produces MSSWSHRHTLMKALDGTYVPSGMSSDNVAAMIHRVIHGHRISFCDDQFPAEGMAHNKSLHITVICHRKIVNRVFVDDESGLNICPLSTLKQLRFDLGKLEQNKVNVRAFDGVQRETLGAVNLTIQLGPAEFEAKFQVLDIYTSYNLLLGRTFIRMAGAVPSTLHQMMQLVWKNEELVIQGEKGHSGKKMPVLDETPQSSEFYTVELVNATDEGLAPQTPMLAVYRMIATVMLQSRFEPGFGLGRNAQGIIELFLVLATGSKYGLGYIPTNDDVKMKREKDQGLTKPIPHLYQSFPVREHAVPEDDGEGIGDFFKEINAIIDEEVNPAGIHDVEPGEMLQNWTSTPIMMSRTLGNVSYKPAKVISCHELNEQNEANEDEVVDYEESGEPDYVAEEFQQFENQHKPNLEETETVNSGDSECVKEVKISTHLNETKKESLVHLLSEYRDVFVWEVIDMRGLSTDVVSHKLPINQGDLNNASPKDNFALPNLHILIENCAKHEMQSFVDCYAGYHQILMDEEDAEKTAFITPWGVYSFASKSAEFFRWMNIEIEKTISKTSDFIER; this is translated from the exons ATGAGCTCCTGGTCACACAGACATACTTTGATGAAAGCGTTGGATGGCACGTATGTGCCCTCAGGTATGAGCAGCGACAATGTAGCTGCTATGATTCACCGAGTCATTCATGGACACCGCATCAGCTTCTGTGATGATCAATTTCCGGCCGAAGGGATGGCCCACAACAAATCCCTACACATCACCGTGATATGCCACAGAAAGATCGTCAACCGCGTTTTTGTAGATGACGAATCTGGCCTGAACATATGCCCCTTGTCCACACTGAAGCAGCTGAGGTTTGACCTCGGAAAGTTGGAGCAAAACAAGGTCAATGTGAGAGCATTTGATGGCGTGCAGAGAGAGACGTTAGGAGCGGTAAACTTGACCATCCAATTGGGCCCCGCAGAATTCGAGGCGAAGTTCCAGGTGTTGGATATCTACACCAGCTATAACCTCCTTTTGGGTAGGACATTCATTCGCATGGCTGGAGCCGTCCCCTCCACTCTCCACCAAATGATGCAACTGGTGTGGAAAAATGAAGAACTGGTTATTCAGGGTGAAAAAGGTCACTCAGGCAAGAAGATGCCGGTCTTGGACGAGACGCCGCAAAGCTCGGAATTTTACACGGTGGAGTTGGTAAATGCCACCGATGAGGGTTTGGCCCCACAGACTCCCATGCTGGCCGTGTACAGGATGATCGCCACGGTGATGCTGCAAAGCAGATTCGAACCAGGTTTCGGACTAGGAAGGAATGCCCAAGGGATCATTGAGCTATTTCTGGTCCTTGCTACAGGATCaaagtatggtttggggtacatccccacaaATGATGATGTGAAGATGAAGAGGGAAAAGGATCAAGGGTTGACTAAGCCGATCCCGCATCTCTATCAATCCTTTCCAGTCCGGGAGCATGCCGTGCCTGAAGACGATGGGGAAGGAATCGGTGACTTTTTCAAGGAGATCAACGCCATTATCGACGAGGAGGTCAACCCAGCTGGCATTCACGATGTGGAACCAGGGGAGATGCTGCAGAATTGGACCTCTACGCCAATCATGATGTCCCGGACTCTTGG taacgtaAGTTACAAACCTGCCAAAGTCATTTCATGTCATGAGCTAAACGAGCAAAATGAGGCAAATGAAGATGAGGTTGTCGACTATGAAGAAAGTGGGGAACCAGACTATGTTGCAGAAGAATTTCAACAGTTCGAGAATCAACATAAACCGAATCTGGAGGAGACGGAAACGGTGAATTCGGGAGATTCAGAatgtgtcaaagaggttaagatcagcacCCACCTGAATGAGACTAAGAAGGAAAGCCTGGTTCATCTGCTTTCCGAATACAGGGATGTGTTCGTTTGGGAAGTCATTGACATGCGAGGGTTGAGTACcgatgtcgtatctcataagctgCCTATCAACCAAGG AGATCTCAACAATGCTagtccaaaggataattttgCGTTGCCAAATCTCCATATCCTGATTGAAAACTGtgccaaacatgagatgcagtcatttgtggattgttacgcgggttatcaccaaattttgatggatgaagaagacgcaGAAAAAACGGCCTTCATCACACCTTGGGGG GTTTACAGCTTCGCTTCAAAATCGGCCGAATTCTTCCGATGGATGAATATAGAGATAgagaaaactatctccaaaaccagtgattttattgaaagaTAG